Sequence from the Phycisphaeraceae bacterium genome:
AGGCACAGAGGTTTATTACAGTTGGTAATCAACCTCTCGCATCAAGGATGACAATGCTGGTGAACGTCACCAGCTTGCAAATCAGGATTGTTCCGTCGGCGCTCGTTGCGTCGGCAGAGTCTCGGCTGCGTTGGCCGGGATGGAAGGGCAGCCCGCCTTCGTGTGAAGGGGGCAATGAATGTCCGACCACAAGCGGTAACTTTTAAGGAGAGACGTAGATGACAAGTCGCAAACAACTGTTTGCCCTCGGTAGCGGGTTGCTGCTTGGTGTCGCGGGCGTTGCCAACGCCGATGACGCAGCCCTCCAGGCCAAGATCGATGCGTTGACCGCCAAGGTCTCGCAGCTTGAAGGCCAGAAGTCCGAGAGCTGGCTCAACCAGCAGCGGGCTGAAGAAGTCAAGGCCCTGGTCCGTGAAGTGCTCGCCGACGCGGACACCCGCGCCAGCCTGCTCGAGAACGGCATGACCGCCGGTCACAACGGCAAGAACTTCTTCCTCGCCAGCGAGGACGGAAACTTCCGCCTCAACGTCGGTGGTCAGATCCAAGTTCGCTACATCGCGAACTTCCGCAGCGAAGAGGACAGCAGCGATGGCCCACAGGATGACAACGAAGCAGGCTTCGAAGTCAACCGTGTCAAGCTTCGCTTCGATGGTCACATCGGCTCACCCCGCCTCATGTACACCGTACAGTTGGCGACCGGCCGTGACACGTCTTCCTCGGAAGGCGTGGTTCTCGCTCCCGGTGGTGGTGCAGCTGCCGTCGGTGCCTCGACTGACTCCAGCTCAAACGCCGTGTTTGTTGACGAGGCGACCATCGCCTATCAGCTCACGGACAACCTCGTGATCAGCGGTGGCCGTTTCAAGGACACCTTCCTCCGCGAGGATATGACCGACAGCCGTTACCAGCTCGCCATTGAGCGCTCGGTTGTCAGTGCGATCTTCGGCACCGGCCGTGTCGAAGGTCTCGCCGCGACCTGGACCAATGACACCTTCAGGGCAAACCTGACCATCAACGACGGTCCGGGCTCTGGCGAAGTCAACAACGACTCAGGCGCTGCATACCCCCTCACCAAGAACTTCAACAACGACGCCTCTGATTTCGCGATCACTGGCCGCCTCGATGTGAAGCTCATGGGTTCATGGGATCAGATCCGCGACTTCTCGGCGTGGTCAGGTCAGGAGACCAGCCTCGTCATCGGTGCCGCGGTCAACTGGGATAACGTGGACACCGGCCTGGCCAACACGGTCGGCGCTCCTCCGACTCCTCCGCTCAACCCCGACTTCAACGGCGGGTTTGGCAGCGGTCTGGGTGACAACCGTCTCTCGTGGACCGTCGATGGTTCGTTCGAGTCGGCTGGCCTCAGCATCTACGCCGCGATCGTCGGCCAGCATGTTGAAGGTACCGAGAACGCGGGCGACAACGGCATGGATAACTTTGGCGCGGTCGTTCAGGCCGGCTACATGGTCATCCCTGACAAGCTCGAACCGTATGTCCGCTATGAGTGGATCAACATCGATGATGATGAAAACGCCACCAGCGGCACTGGTCCGGCTGATGTGCACATCATCACTGTCGGTGCCAACTACTACTTCCGCCAGCATGCGGCGAAGTTCTCGGCTGACGCGGTTTACGCGTTCCAGTCCACCAGCGGCGACGACTCCAGCATCTTCAGCGTTCCCGGCGCGAACACCGGCCACACCGGCCTGCTCGACGACGTGAACGACGACGCTGGCCAGCTCGTCCTGCGGGCGCAGTTCCAGCTCCTGTTCTAATTCGAACAGCAGCTTCGGAACAGTCTGCAAAGTTTGATTTCAAAGCCGACCGGCCTTCTGGGCCGGTCGGTTTTTTTACGCGCTCATCACCATCGCCCGCGAGGTGACACTCGCATCCCTCTGCCTGCGATTTATCACAGCGTACATTCGTCCTGCACATCAAAAATGTTCAGCATGAGCTGCACGACCTTTTTCGCTCGACCGCTTATCATTCTGTCCTATACCGTCATCGGAGATGCACATGACTATCTCTCACAGCTTGCGCGATCGTCTGGCCGTTTTGTTCTCCATTCTGATTCCGATGCTTGCCCTTGCCATCGGATGTCAGCAGGGTGCTTCAATGGAATCAGCCGCGGTAGCCGCGGAATCACCATCAGCGAAACCTGCCCCTGCAGGGCCAGCGGTCACGATCATTCGTGACGGGCAGTCACTGGCTGTGATTGTCATGCCTGATCGAGTCGGTGCGCCCGATGATCCCCACCTTAAATCACAAGAACTGATTGAGCCCGGACGAGAGAAAGAGGTTCAGCGGATTCGTCTCCGTGAATCGCTTGAGGATCTGGCGCAGACATTGGAGAAGATGTCGGGTGCGAAGGTGGAGGTTGTCGCCGAGTCCGCGCGTCCAGCGGGTGACACACGCCTTGCGATCCTCGCCGGCGAATCAGCGGAGAAAGAATTTGGAAAATCCGGTGAGTCCGCGCCCTACAAGCAGGGTTTCCGACTGGTCGTTTCCCCCAAAGGCATCGGATTCATTGGTGAGTCTGATCTGGCGACGAGTTATGCTGTGTACGAGTTACTCGACCGTCTGGGTTGTCGGTGGTACATGCCCGGCGATCTGGGAGAAGTGATTCCGACCGCCAAAACGGTGAAGATCGCCAGTACCGACTTCAGTTCCGCGCCATTCACCATTTACCGCAGCATCTGGTATGCGGATGAACCCTATCGCCGCCGCAACCGCATGGGTGGCCTTTTACTCAACGCCGGCCACGCACTGGAAAACTCCTGGATCACCAAAGAAGACCGTAAAGCTCATCCCGAATGGCAGGGCACGGTGAATGGCAAACCTCGCGGTCACCGGCTCAAGTGGAGCAGTCAATCGCTGGCGGATGCAATCGCTGACAAGATTCTCGCAGCCTACGCACAAAATCCCCAGCCGTCCTACTCGCTTTCACCCGACGATGGCATGGGCTTTGACAACTCCCCTGAGGATCGCGCCCTCGATGCGGGAGATATGGATCCCGGTTTTGGTGAAATCTCAATCACCGATCGACTCATGGTGCTGGCCAACCGTATCGCAGAGCGGGTTTCCAAACAGCAGCCGGATCTGCTTCTGGGCATCCTCGCTTATGTGAACTACACGAGGCCGCCGGTGCGGGAGAGCGTGAATCCGATGATCGTGCCCCAGATCGCGCCCATCACTTACGCTCGCGCTCACCCGATGGATGACCCGAATGTTCCGGGTAATAAGGAGCTGCGTTATCTCGTCGAGGGCTGGGCTAAAAAAGCTCGGATGACCAGCTATTACTTTTACGGCTGGTTCCTCGCCGAGCCGGTGGCTCCGAATCCGATGCTTACCAAATGGGGACACGACGTTCCCTACGTGTTGGAGAAGGGCAATTGCCGGTTCTGGCAGCCGGAGACGACGTCGAACTTCGAGACGTCGATGCACGCTTTGTACATGGCTAATCGTCTCGCCTTTGATGCGAAGCTGAAACCCGCTGACATATACCGCGAAATCAATGAGAAGCTCTACGGCCACGCCGCGCTGGAAATGGCTGCCTATTGGCAGTTCATCGATGACGCCTGGACGAACGTACCCGAGTATTCGGGATGCGGCTTTGGCTACCTGCGCCGCTGGACCAGAGAGACGATGGCCGGCGCAAGGCAGCGGATGAATGCTGCGATCGCAGCCGCGAAGACCGACATGGAAAAGCGGCGCGTCGCGCTGGCGGATGATTCACTCAAGCTTTTCGAGTCCTTCATGCAGATGCGCTACGATCAGGCGGAAGGGCGTTTCGCCAACCTTGCGACGCAGGCGGAAGAATGGACCAGGCAGGCAGTCGCGCTGGGTCAGAAATACCAGGAAAACTACGCTTTTACGAAGGTGTCCTGGACTCCTCACACCATGGGAGGAGCTTATTTCAAGAGCTTTTACGAGTTGACCTACATCGATGCGTCACGGATTGCCCGTGACTTCAAGATCCTCACCACGCCGCCGCTCCGCCAGTGGAAATACCTGGCCGATCCCGAAAAGCAGGGCGAAGCCGCAGGCTACGCGGGGAAAAACTTTGACGATAAAGCGTGGAAGACGACCGACGTGGCGGTGGAAACATGGTCCACGCTGGGCTACCACGACTACTTCAAGTCGATGTGGTACCGCGCATCGGTCTCGGTGAAACCCGTCGCGGGCAAGAAGACGTACCTGTGGCTCGGTGCCACCGATGGTGCCGCCAAGGTTTTCGTCAACGGCAAGCATGTGCCGTACGTTTCTCCCGCCAGCGACAAAAAGCCCGAAGCGACGCTGGACGAAGCCGACGGCTATTGCAATCCCTTTTCCTTTGACATCACTTCCGCGCTTGACGCGGGCGGCCAGAATACCATCGCAATTTTCTGTACCCGCAAGTTTTTCAACGAACTGGGTACGGGAGGACTGATCGCGCCGGTTGTCGTGTATCAGGAGAAATAATCCGCGACCCGGCTCTGCGGCTACGCACAGGCGGCGGTCATCGCATCGGCTACTCCACGACTACCACAGCGTGGATGTGGACCTCCGG
This genomic interval carries:
- a CDS encoding DUF4838 domain-containing protein — protein: MTISHSLRDRLAVLFSILIPMLALAIGCQQGASMESAAVAAESPSAKPAPAGPAVTIIRDGQSLAVIVMPDRVGAPDDPHLKSQELIEPGREKEVQRIRLRESLEDLAQTLEKMSGAKVEVVAESARPAGDTRLAILAGESAEKEFGKSGESAPYKQGFRLVVSPKGIGFIGESDLATSYAVYELLDRLGCRWYMPGDLGEVIPTAKTVKIASTDFSSAPFTIYRSIWYADEPYRRRNRMGGLLLNAGHALENSWITKEDRKAHPEWQGTVNGKPRGHRLKWSSQSLADAIADKILAAYAQNPQPSYSLSPDDGMGFDNSPEDRALDAGDMDPGFGEISITDRLMVLANRIAERVSKQQPDLLLGILAYVNYTRPPVRESVNPMIVPQIAPITYARAHPMDDPNVPGNKELRYLVEGWAKKARMTSYYFYGWFLAEPVAPNPMLTKWGHDVPYVLEKGNCRFWQPETTSNFETSMHALYMANRLAFDAKLKPADIYREINEKLYGHAALEMAAYWQFIDDAWTNVPEYSGCGFGYLRRWTRETMAGARQRMNAAIAAAKTDMEKRRVALADDSLKLFESFMQMRYDQAEGRFANLATQAEEWTRQAVALGQKYQENYAFTKVSWTPHTMGGAYFKSFYELTYIDASRIARDFKILTTPPLRQWKYLADPEKQGEAAGYAGKNFDDKAWKTTDVAVETWSTLGYHDYFKSMWYRASVSVKPVAGKKTYLWLGATDGAAKVFVNGKHVPYVSPASDKKPEATLDEADGYCNPFSFDITSALDAGGQNTIAIFCTRKFFNELGTGGLIAPVVVYQEK